The following proteins come from a genomic window of Streptococcus oralis:
- the fabZ gene encoding 3-hydroxyacyl-ACP dehydratase FabZ yields MIDIQGIKEALPHRYPMLLVDRVLEVSEDTIVAIKNVTINEPFFNGHFPQYPVMPGVLIMEALAQTAGVLELSKPENKGKLVFYAGMDKVKFKKQVVPGDQLVMTATFVKRRGTIAVVEAKAEVDGKLAASGTLTFAIGN; encoded by the coding sequence ATGATCGATATTCAAGGAATTAAAGAAGCTCTACCCCATCGCTACCCTATGCTTCTAGTGGACCGTGTCTTGGAAGTGAGCGAAGATACTATTGTTGCCATTAAAAATGTCACGATAAACGAACCTTTCTTCAATGGTCATTTTCCACAATACCCAGTTATGCCAGGTGTTCTTATCATGGAAGCTTTGGCACAGACTGCGGGTGTCTTGGAATTGTCTAAGCCTGAAAACAAAGGAAAGCTGGTCTTTTACGCTGGCATGGACAAGGTCAAGTTTAAGAAGCAAGTTGTACCAGGTGATCAATTAGTCATGACGGCTACTTTTGTCAAACGTCGTGGTACCATTGCCGTGGTTGAAGCAAAGGCTGAAGTGGATGGCAAGCTTGCAGCGAGTGGTACTCTTACTTTTGCAATTGGAAACTAA
- the fabF gene encoding beta-ketoacyl-ACP synthase II yields MKLNRVVVTGYGLTSPIGNTPEEFWNSLQTGKIGIGEITKFDHSEFAVHNAAEIQDFPFDKYFVKKDTNRFDDYSLYALYAAQEAVTHANLDVETVDKDRFGVIVASGIGGIKEIEDQVIRLHDKGPKRVKPMTLPKALPNMASGNVAMRFGANGICKSINTACASSNDAIGDAFRSIKFGFQDVMLVGGSESSITPFAIAGFQALTALSTTEDPTRASIPFDKDRNGFVMGEGSGMLVLESLEHAEKRGATILAEVVGYGNTCDAYHMTSPHPEGQGAIKAMKLALEEAEISPEQVAYVNAHGTSTPANEKGESGAIVAVLGKEVPVSSTKSFTGHLLGAAGAVEAIATIEAMRHNYVPMTAGTSELSDYIEANVVYGQGLEQEIPYAISNTFGFGGHNAVLAFKRWENK; encoded by the coding sequence ATGAAACTAAATCGAGTTGTAGTAACAGGTTACGGATTGACCTCTCCTATCGGAAATACTCCAGAAGAATTTTGGAACAGTTTGCAAACTGGGAAAATCGGGATTGGAGAAATCACTAAGTTTGACCACAGCGAATTTGCTGTACACAATGCGGCTGAAATTCAAGATTTTCCATTTGATAAATACTTTGTCAAAAAAGATACCAACCGTTTTGATGATTATTCTTTGTATGCCTTGTATGCAGCGCAAGAGGCAGTGACACATGCCAACCTTGATGTAGAAACGGTAGATAAAGATCGCTTTGGTGTCATCGTTGCTTCCGGTATCGGAGGTATCAAAGAAATCGAAGATCAGGTTATCCGTCTTCATGACAAAGGCCCAAAACGTGTTAAACCAATGACACTTCCAAAAGCCTTGCCAAATATGGCTTCAGGAAATGTTGCCATGCGTTTCGGAGCAAACGGTATCTGTAAATCAATCAATACAGCCTGTGCCTCATCAAATGATGCTATCGGAGATGCCTTCCGTTCTATCAAGTTTGGTTTCCAAGATGTCATGTTAGTTGGTGGATCAGAATCATCTATCACTCCTTTTGCCATCGCTGGTTTCCAAGCGTTGACAGCTCTATCAACTACAGAGGATCCAACTCGTGCTTCTATCCCATTTGACAAAGATCGTAACGGATTTGTGATGGGAGAAGGTTCAGGAATGCTGGTTCTTGAAAGTCTTGAACACGCTGAAAAACGTGGGGCGACCATCTTGGCTGAAGTAGTTGGTTATGGAAATACCTGTGATGCTTACCATATGACTTCACCTCATCCAGAAGGTCAAGGTGCAATCAAGGCTATGAAGTTGGCTTTGGAAGAAGCAGAAATTTCTCCAGAGCAAGTGGCTTACGTCAACGCCCACGGAACTTCAACTCCTGCTAATGAAAAAGGAGAAAGTGGTGCAATTGTAGCTGTTCTTGGTAAAGAAGTACCTGTATCTTCAACTAAGTCCTTCACAGGACACTTGCTTGGTGCTGCAGGGGCAGTAGAAGCCATCGCTACCATCGAAGCCATGCGTCATAACTATGTACCAATGACAGCTGGAACAAGCGAGTTGTCAGACTATATCGAAGCGAATGTCGTTTATGGACAAGGCTTGGAGCAAGAAATCCCTTATGCTATTTCAAACACTTTTGGTTTTGGTGGACACAATGCGGTTCTTGCTTTCAAACGTTGGGAGAATAAATAA
- a CDS encoding enoyl-CoA hydratase encodes MNHILYQIVDDLAIITLNRPEVANGFHIPMCEEILEALTLAEQDQAVQFILINANGKVFSVGGDLVEMKRAVDEDDIPSLNKIAELVNTISFKIKQIPKPVLMEVDGAVAGAAANMAVAVDFCLATDKAKFIQAFVGVGLAPDAGGIHLLSRSIGVTRAAQLAMTGEALTAEKALEWGVVYRVCEADKLEKTREQVLKKLRRGSANSYAAIKKLVWESQFKDWQDYAELELKLQESLSLTEDFKEGVRAHSERRRPKFSGK; translated from the coding sequence ATGAATCATATCTTATATCAGATCGTAGATGATCTTGCTATCATTACTTTGAATCGTCCCGAAGTGGCAAATGGTTTCCATATCCCAATGTGTGAGGAAATTTTAGAAGCTTTGACTCTAGCAGAGCAGGATCAAGCTGTGCAGTTCATCTTGATTAATGCTAATGGGAAGGTCTTTTCAGTTGGGGGAGACTTGGTTGAGATGAAACGAGCAGTAGACGAAGATGATATCCCTTCTTTGAATAAGATTGCAGAATTAGTCAATACAATTTCTTTTAAAATCAAGCAAATTCCTAAGCCTGTCTTGATGGAGGTAGATGGAGCGGTTGCTGGTGCTGCAGCAAATATGGCAGTAGCAGTTGATTTTTGTTTGGCGACTGACAAGGCAAAATTCATCCAAGCCTTTGTAGGAGTTGGCTTGGCGCCAGATGCTGGTGGGATTCATCTCTTGAGTCGTAGCATCGGGGTAACACGGGCTGCACAACTTGCCATGACAGGAGAAGCCTTAACTGCGGAAAAAGCGCTAGAATGGGGCGTGGTTTACCGTGTTTGTGAAGCTGATAAATTAGAAAAAACAAGAGAACAAGTTCTGAAAAAATTAAGACGAGGTTCAGCAAACTCATACGCAGCGATTAAAAAGTTAGTTTGGGAAAGTCAATTTAAAGATTGGCAAGATTATGCCGAATTGGAATTGAAACTGCAGGAATCTTTATCTTTAACTGAAGATTTTAAAGAAGGGGTTCGAGCACATTCTGAAAGAAGAAGACCAAAATTTTCAGGAAAATAA
- a CDS encoding acyl carrier protein, which produces MAVFEKVQEIIVEELGKDASEVTLESTFDDLDADSLDLFQVISEIEDAFDIQIEAEDNLKTVGDLVAYVEEQTK; this is translated from the coding sequence ATGGCAGTATTTGAAAAAGTACAAGAAATTATCGTTGAAGAACTTGGGAAAGACGCATCAGAAGTAACACTTGAATCTACTTTTGATGATTTGGATGCAGATTCATTGGACTTGTTCCAAGTAATCTCTGAAATTGAAGATGCTTTTGATATCCAAATCGAAGCAGAAGATAACTTGAAGACAGTTGGTGACTTGGTTGCCTACGTTGAAGAGCAAACAAAATAA
- the fabG gene encoding 3-oxoacyl-[acyl-carrier-protein] reductase: protein MQLTNKNVFVTGSSRGIGLAIAHKFAQLGANVVLNSRGAISEELLDEFSNYGVKVVPISGDVSDFADAKRMVDQAIAELGSVDVLVNNAGITQDTLMLKMTEEDFEKVIKINLTGAFNMTQAVLKQMIKAREGAIINMSSVVGLMGNIGQANYAASKAGLIGFTKSVAREVANRNVRVNALAPGMIESDMTAVLSDKVKEATLAQIPMKHFGQAEHIADATVFLAGQDYLTGQVLAVDGGLSM, encoded by the coding sequence ATGCAACTTACAAACAAAAATGTCTTTGTAACAGGTTCAAGTCGTGGTATCGGACTTGCCATTGCTCACAAATTTGCCCAACTAGGCGCTAATGTAGTTTTGAATAGTCGAGGAGCAATCTCAGAAGAATTACTGGATGAGTTTTCAAACTATGGTGTCAAAGTAGTCCCGATCTCAGGTGATGTTTCAGACTTTGCAGATGCCAAGCGTATGGTAGATCAAGCGATTGCAGAACTCGGTTCTGTCGATGTCTTGGTTAACAATGCTGGGATTACTCAAGATACGCTCATGCTCAAGATGACCGAAGAAGACTTTGAAAAAGTGATTAAGATCAACTTGACAGGTGCCTTCAACATGACGCAAGCAGTCTTGAAACAGATGATCAAGGCGCGTGAAGGTGCGATTATCAATATGTCGAGTGTGGTCGGTTTGATGGGAAATATCGGACAAGCCAACTATGCAGCTTCTAAAGCAGGTTTGATTGGTTTTACCAAGTCAGTTGCACGTGAAGTTGCCAATCGCAACGTACGCGTAAATGCTCTTGCACCAGGAATGATCGAGTCAGATATGACTGCTGTTTTGTCTGATAAGGTCAAGGAAGCGACATTGGCCCAAATCCCAATGAAACATTTTGGTCAAGCAGAACATATCGCAGATGCTACAGTGTTCCTGGCTGGACAGGATTATTTGACTGGACAAGTTCTCGCTGTTGATGGCGGACTTAGCATGTAA
- the accB gene encoding acetyl-CoA carboxylase biotin carboxyl carrier protein has protein sequence MNLNEIKDLMAQFDQSSLREFSYKNGTDELQFSKNEARMASEAPAQVAPVPTPVAASPVVSDTSTPVERSVEEAPAPAETTVAPEGDIVESPLVGVAYLAAGPDKPAFVTVGDSVKKGQTLVIIEAMKVMNEIPAPKDGVVTEILVSNEEMVEFGKGLVRIK, from the coding sequence ATGAATTTAAATGAAATCAAGGACTTGATGGCTCAATTTGACCAATCAAGTTTGAGAGAATTTTCTTATAAAAATGGAACGGACGAATTGCAGTTTAGTAAGAATGAAGCAAGAATGGCTTCTGAAGCACCAGCTCAAGTTGCTCCAGTGCCAACTCCAGTAGCTGCAAGTCCAGTAGTTTCTGACACTTCAACTCCAGTAGAGAGATCTGTGGAAGAAGCACCAGCACCAGCTGAAACGACGGTTGCTCCAGAGGGTGATATCGTTGAGAGTCCTCTTGTAGGGGTAGCTTACTTGGCCGCTGGACCAGATAAACCTGCCTTCGTCACAGTCGGAGACAGTGTTAAAAAAGGTCAGACTTTGGTGATCATCGAAGCCATGAAAGTCATGAATGAAATCCCAGCGCCTAAGGATGGTGTGGTGACAGAAATTCTCGTTTCAAATGAAGAAATGGTTGAGTTTGGTAAAGGATTGGTACGTATCAAATGA
- a CDS encoding beta-ketoacyl-ACP synthase III: MAFAKISQVAHYVPEQVVTNHDLAQIMDTSDEWISSRTGIKQRHISKTESTSDLATEVAKSLLDKGSLTADQIDFIIVATITPDSMMPSTAARVQANIGAHRAFAFDLTAACSGFVFALSTAEKFLSSGQFKKGIVIGAETLSKAVDWSDRSTAVLFGDGAGGVLLEAGDTRHFLVESLYTDGSRSECLTYGQTALASPFSDQEAVPAFLKMDGRAVFDFANRDVARSIKETIENGPIVASELDYLLLHQANIRILDKMAKKIGVDRDKLPANMMEYGNTSAASIPILLSECVENGLIRLDGSQTILLSGFGGGLTWGTLILTI, encoded by the coding sequence ATGGCCTTTGCTAAAATAAGCCAAGTTGCTCATTATGTCCCAGAGCAAGTGGTCACTAATCATGACTTGGCTCAAATCATGGATACAAGCGATGAGTGGATTTCAAGTCGGACAGGAATTAAACAGAGACATATCTCAAAAACGGAGTCTACAAGTGACTTGGCGACAGAAGTTGCTAAGAGCTTACTGGATAAAGGGAGCTTAACAGCGGACCAGATTGATTTTATCATTGTAGCGACGATTACTCCAGATTCGATGATGCCTTCTACGGCAGCTCGGGTTCAGGCAAATATCGGAGCGCATAGAGCTTTTGCCTTTGATCTTACAGCAGCTTGCAGTGGCTTTGTATTCGCTCTCTCAACTGCTGAAAAATTTTTAAGTTCTGGACAGTTCAAAAAAGGGATTGTTATCGGGGCTGAGACCTTATCCAAGGCAGTTGATTGGTCTGATCGTTCGACAGCCGTTCTCTTTGGGGATGGTGCTGGTGGAGTTCTCTTAGAAGCGGGTGATACACGACACTTCCTCGTGGAAAGTCTCTATACAGATGGCTCTCGGAGCGAGTGTTTGACCTATGGTCAAACGGCTTTGGCTTCGCCCTTCTCAGATCAAGAAGCAGTTCCTGCTTTTTTGAAAATGGATGGACGAGCAGTTTTTGATTTTGCAAATCGTGATGTTGCTAGATCAATCAAAGAAACCATTGAAAATGGTCCAATCGTAGCATCGGAATTGGATTATCTCTTGCTTCATCAGGCAAATATCCGCATTTTGGATAAGATGGCTAAGAAAATCGGTGTAGACCGAGACAAGCTTCCTGCCAATATGATGGAGTATGGAAATACCAGTGCAGCAAGTATCCCGATTTTGCTCTCAGAGTGTGTGGAGAATGGCTTGATTCGTTTAGATGGTAGCCAGACGATTCTCCTATCAGGCTTCGGTGGAGGTTTGACATGGGGCACACTCATTCTTACAATCTAG
- the fabK gene encoding enoyl-[acyl-carrier-protein] reductase FabK, translated as MKTRITELLNIDYPIFQGGMAWVADGDLAGAVSKAGGLGIIGGGNAPKEVVKANIDKIKSLTDKPFGVNIMLLSPFVEDIVDLVIEEGVKVVTTGAGNPSKYMTRFHDAGITVIPVVPSVALAKRMEKIGADAVIAEGMEAGGHIGKLTTMTLVRQVAAAVSIPVIAAGGIADGEGVAAGFMLGAEAVQVGTRFVVAKESNAHPKYKEKILKARDIDTTISAQHFGHAVRAIKNQLTRDFEQAEKDAFKQENPDLEIFEQMGAGALAKAVVHGDVEGGSVMAGQIAGLVSKEETVEEILKDLYYGAAKKIQEEASRWAGVVRND; from the coding sequence ATGAAAACACGTATTACAGAATTATTGAACATTGATTATCCTATTTTTCAAGGAGGCATGGCCTGGGTTGCGGATGGTGACTTGGCTGGTGCGGTATCAAAAGCTGGTGGTCTAGGGATCATCGGTGGTGGAAATGCACCTAAAGAGGTCGTAAAGGCTAATATCGATAAAATCAAATCACTTACGGATAAACCTTTTGGTGTTAACATTATGCTCCTGTCTCCATTTGTAGAAGACATCGTTGATCTCGTGATCGAAGAAGGGGTCAAGGTGGTTACAACTGGTGCAGGAAATCCAAGTAAATACATGACTCGTTTCCATGATGCAGGCATTACAGTTATTCCTGTTGTTCCTAGTGTTGCTTTGGCAAAACGCATGGAAAAAATTGGTGCAGATGCGGTTATTGCAGAGGGAATGGAAGCTGGTGGACATATTGGGAAACTAACAACGATGACCTTGGTTCGTCAGGTTGCTGCAGCTGTTTCGATTCCAGTTATCGCAGCTGGAGGAATTGCGGACGGTGAAGGTGTCGCTGCAGGCTTTATGCTTGGTGCTGAGGCCGTTCAAGTCGGTACGCGTTTCGTAGTAGCTAAGGAATCTAACGCCCATCCAAAATACAAGGAAAAAATCTTAAAAGCGCGTGATATCGATACGACTATTTCAGCTCAACACTTTGGACATGCTGTTCGTGCCATTAAAAATCAGTTGACACGTGACTTTGAGCAGGCTGAAAAAGATGCCTTTAAACAAGAAAATCCAGATTTAGAAATCTTTGAACAAATGGGAGCTGGTGCTCTTGCTAAAGCCGTTGTTCATGGAGATGTAGAAGGTGGATCTGTCATGGCAGGTCAGATCGCTGGTTTGGTTTCTAAAGAGGAAACTGTTGAAGAAATCCTAAAAGATTTATACTATGGCGCAGCTAAAAAAATTCAAGAAGAAGCCTCTCGTTGGGCAGGAGTTGTAAGAAATGACTAA
- a CDS encoding MarR family winged helix-turn-helix transcriptional regulator, whose product MDYQQVNDYLTSIFNNVLVVEEVSLRGSRFKDISIKEMHTIDVIGKFPEATPSKVSKELMVTLGTVTTSLNNLERKGYIERIRSDQDRRVVYLHLTKKGRLLHRLHKRFHKAMVERIIDGMSPEEKKVMGRGLTNLYQFLEDLK is encoded by the coding sequence TTGGACTACCAACAAGTAAATGATTATTTAACATCTATTTTCAATAACGTCCTTGTGGTTGAGGAGGTTAGCTTACGAGGTAGTCGATTCAAAGACATCTCCATCAAAGAAATGCACACGATTGATGTGATTGGGAAGTTTCCTGAGGCGACGCCTAGTAAGGTTTCCAAAGAACTGATGGTGACCCTGGGAACAGTTACGACGAGCTTGAATAACCTAGAAAGAAAGGGTTACATTGAGCGTATTCGTTCTGACCAAGACCGTCGTGTGGTCTATCTGCATTTGACAAAGAAAGGTCGTTTGCTTCACCGCCTTCACAAACGATTCCACAAGGCTATGGTCGAAAGAATTATTGACGGCATGAGTCCTGAGGAAAAGAAAGTCATGGGCAGAGGCTTGACGAACCTTTATCAATTTTTGGAGGATTTGAAATAA
- the fabD gene encoding ACP S-malonyltransferase encodes MTKTAFLFAGQGAQYLGMGRDLYDRYPIVKETIDQASQVLGYDLRDLIDKEETKLNQTRYTQPAILATSVAIYRLLKEKGYQPDMVAGLSLGEYSALVASGALDFEEAVALVAKRGAYMEEAAPAGSGKMVAVLNTPVEVIEEACETASKVGVVTPANYNTPSQIVIGGEVAAVDRAVELLQEAGAKRLISLNVSGPFHTALLEPASQQLAGALEGVSFSDFTCPLVGNTEATVMEKDRIQELLTRQVKEPVRFYESIAVMQDAGVTNFIEIGPGKVLSGFVKKIDKSAKLANVEDQASLDALLGN; translated from the coding sequence ATGACTAAAACAGCCTTTCTATTTGCAGGTCAAGGTGCTCAGTATCTAGGGATGGGGCGTGATCTCTATGATCGCTATCCTATTGTCAAGGAAACAATTGACCAAGCCAGTCAGGTTTTGGGTTATGACCTTCGTGACTTGATTGATAAGGAAGAAACCAAGTTAAACCAGACTCGCTATACGCAACCAGCTATTTTAGCAACTTCTGTTGCTATTTACCGACTATTGAAAGAAAAGGGTTACCAGCCGGATATGGTAGCAGGATTATCCCTTGGGGAATATTCTGCTCTTGTAGCAAGTGGCGCCTTGGACTTTGAAGAGGCAGTTGCATTGGTTGCTAAGCGTGGTGCTTATATGGAAGAGGCTGCACCTGCAGGTTCTGGAAAGATGGTTGCCGTTCTTAATACTCCAGTTGAAGTGATTGAGGAAGCTTGTGAAACAGCCTCTAAAGTTGGAGTAGTGACTCCAGCTAACTACAACACCCCAAGCCAAATCGTTATCGGTGGTGAGGTGGCTGCGGTTGACCGCGCAGTTGAACTCTTGCAGGAAGCAGGAGCAAAACGATTGATTTCTTTAAATGTATCTGGTCCTTTCCATACAGCCCTTCTTGAGCCAGCCAGTCAGCAACTAGCTGGAGCTCTTGAGGGAGTGAGTTTCTCTGATTTTACTTGCCCTCTAGTCGGCAATACGGAAGCTACTGTTATGGAAAAAGATCGAATCCAAGAGCTCTTGACGCGTCAGGTGAAAGAACCTGTTCGTTTTTATGAAAGTATTGCTGTGATGCAGGATGCTGGTGTGACCAATTTTATTGAAATTGGTCCAGGGAAAGTCCTATCAGGATTTGTCAAAAAGATTGATAAATCAGCTAAGCTAGCTAACGTTGAAGACCAAGCAAGCTTGGATGCTTTGTTAGGAAACTAA